The Candidatus Rokuibacteriota bacterium genome contains the following window.
AAGGAGTGCTATCAGGGCGGCGCCGGCGGCCGGGGCTGCCCCATGCTGGAGTTCCCGCAGGCGCTCGACCGCAACAATTACTGCACGCTCTGCGGGGAATGCCTCAGGGCCTGCTCGCGGGACAACCTGGCGCTGCGCTTCCGGGCCTTCGGCAAGGATCTCTGGGCCTCAGGGCGGCGGCTCCTCGACGAGTCGTACCTTGCCGTGGCCCTCGTGGGCATCACCCTGGTGGTGACGGCGCAGATGCTGTCGGCCTGGCCGGGCCTGATTTCCCAGCTGGCCCGCTGGCTGCCGGGCTGGGTGCGCGGCGCGCTCAGGCCCGTCACCTATCTCGGGATGATCGAGTCTGGCATTCTCCTGGTCGGGGCGCTGGTGATCGTTCCCGCCCTGGTGTACGGGGGCGCCCGGCTGGCCGATCGGCTTGCGGGCGCACAGGGGCTCGGGTCCCGGCGCACCTTCGTCACGTTCGGCTACATGTTCGTCCCCGTGGGGCTCGCCCTGCACCTGGCCCACAACCTCGCCCACCTGCTCCTCGAGGGCGGGGGGATCGTGCCCGCGGTCCAGCGGGCGGTGGCGACGTACACGCCGCTGTCGCTGGGCGCTCCCGGCTGGATGCCGGCGCCGCTGGCCTCCGAGGCGGTGGTCGGGCTCCTGCAGATGGGCATCCTCGCGGGCTTCTTCGTGCTGTCGCTGGTGGCCGGACAGCGGATCGCGCTCCGCGTGTACGCCGATCCGCGAGCCGCCCGCCGCGCGCTGGCGCCCATGGCGGCGCTATCCTTCGCGTTCACCGTGGCGGGCATCGTGCTGCTGAACCAGCCGATGGGCATGCGCCACGGGATGTGATGGATGCCCCTTGGGACAAGCCTTCCCACCGGGAGTGGGTTCGAGGTACAGTTCAGCGGTCCGGAAACGGATCGCCCCTGTGGCGTGGCGGTGCTCGACGACGCGCGCGTGCGTCACGCCCGCACGTCGGGGGCGCTCCCGCCGACGCTCGAGTGGCGTCGGTCGAGGCAGTATCAGCCAGCCGCCGGGAGGCCGGCCTCGCGGCGGCTGCCGGCCCCCCCGGCGGAAAGGGTTGACCATGCTGAGAGGCGCGAAGTGGACCGCCGTCGCCGCGCTCGTGCTCCTGCCTGTCGGGGCAGTCTGGGCCCAGCCCGTGTTCAGCCCCAGCCAGGATCCGCTGGCCGGTTCCCGGGTCTTCGCCAGCAAGGGCTGCTCCAAGTGCCACTCCATCCATGGCCTCGGCGGAAAGGTGGGGCCCGATCTCGGCCGCATCCAGCGACCCCGGTCTTTCTACGATCTGGCGACCGCCATGTGGAACCACCTTCCGAAGATGGCGGACCGCATGCAGCGGATGGGCATCGCGCGGCCGACCCTTGATGGGCGGGAGGCGGCGGACCTGATCGCCTTCCTCTACACCCTGAACTACTTCGACGCCGCCGGCAGCCTGGAGACCGGGAGGAAGCTCTTCACGGAGAAGAAGTGCATCATCTGCCACACGGTCGGGGGCACGGGCGGCGTGGTGGGCCCGAATCTCGACTTCCTGAGCCAGCTCGCCTCCCCGATGTTCGTGGCAGCCGCGCTGTGGAACCACGGACCGCAGATGGCGGAGACCATGAAGGCCAGGGGTATCGACCGGCCGGCCTTCACCGGCGCCGAGCTGCGGGATCTGCTCGCCTTTGTCGTGCCGGCTTCTGCCGGGCCGCGCGAGGGACCGCTCTACGTGCTGCCGGGTCGGGCCGACGTCGGGCGCCAGCTCTTCTCGGAGAAGCGCTGCATCGAGTGCCACGCCCTCGGCGGGGCTGGCGGCAAGGGCGGCCCGGACCTGCTGGAGCTGGGGGTGAGACGGAGCCCGTTGGAGTTCGCGGCGGCCATCTGGAACAAGGTGCCCGCCATGACGCGCCTCATGCAGGTGCGGGGCGTGCCTATTCCCCAGCTGCGCGCGGAGGAGATGGCGGACATCGTCGCCTATCTCTACGCCGTCCGCTACTTCGCCGAGCCGGGCAGCATCAGCCGGGGCTGGGCGCTGGCGGTCCAGAAGGGGTGTCTCTTCTGCCACGGGGTGTACGGAGAGCGCGGCAAGCCGGCGAGCGACCTCACGCGGGCCAAGCAGGTCGAGACACCTGCGGGGGTGGTGGCGAGCCTGTGGAACCATGCCGTGGTGACGGCCGCGGAGCCGGGAGGCAAGAAGCGGCCGTGGCCCGAGTTCCGCCCGCAGGAGATGGCGGACCTGGGCGCGCTCCTCCAGGCCCTGGGGCGCCCCCAAGAGACACCGAGGAGGTAATCCATGCGTCTCTCTGAGGCGATCCTGGGGGTCGCGGCTGTCCTGACGCTGGCCGCCTCACCCGGGGCGGCGGCGCCGGCCCCGCCGGACAAGTGCGCTGCCTGTCATCTGGACACGGGCGACGAGCGACTCGCCCAGCCCGCGAGGGACTTCCGCGACGACATCCACGCGGCGAAGGGTTTCGGCTGCGTCGCCTGTCACGGCGGGGACTCGAAGGAAGAGGGGATGGAGGCGATGGATCCCAAGAAGGGATACATCGGCAAGCCGGGGACCCGGCAGATCCCGGCACTCTGCGGACGGTGCCACGCGGACGCGCAGTTCATGAAGCAGTACAACCCCTCGCTGCGCGTGGACCAGCGGGCCGAGTACGCGACCTCGGTGCACGGCCGGCGGCTGGCAGGGATGGGCGATCTGAAGGTGGCGACCTGCATCTCGTGCCACTCGGCCCACTCGATCCGGCCCCCGTCGGATCCGAAGTCGACCGTCCATCCCCTCAAGGTGGCGGACACCTGCGGCCGCTGTCACGCCGACGCCAAGTACATGGGGGTCTACAAGATCCCCACCGACCAGCTCCAGAAGTACAGGACGAGCGTCCACTGGCGGGCCATGTTCGAGAAGGGCGATCTGTCGGCTCCGACCTGCAATGACTGCCACGGCAACCACGGCGCGGCGCCGCCCGGGATCTCCTGGGTCGGGAACGTCTGCGGCCAGTGTCACGCGGTCCAGGCTGATCTCTTCAAGCAGAGCGTGCACGCCTCGGTGTTCGCGCAGATGGGCAACCCGGGCTGCGCCACCTGCCACGGGAACCACGACGTGAGCGAGGCGCGGGACACCCTGCTGGGGCTTGGCGAGAAGGCGGCCTGTGCGGCCTGCCATACCGGGAAGGATGCGGGCGGCAAGAGCGCGACGGAAATGGGAGCGGCCATCGGGGGCCTCAGCGCGGAGTGGGAGAAGGCCCGCGCGCTCCTGCTCCGGGCCGAGCATGCTGGCATGGAGGTGAGCCAGCCGCAGTTCGATCTCAACGGGGCCAAGGATGCGCTGGTCAAGGCGCGGGCGGCTGTCCACAGCTTCCGCACGGAGGCGGTCAAGAAGGAGGTGGAGCCCGGGCTCGCG
Protein-coding sequences here:
- a CDS encoding cytochrome c3 family protein, with the protein product MRLSEAILGVAAVLTLAASPGAAAPAPPDKCAACHLDTGDERLAQPARDFRDDIHAAKGFGCVACHGGDSKEEGMEAMDPKKGYIGKPGTRQIPALCGRCHADAQFMKQYNPSLRVDQRAEYATSVHGRRLAGMGDLKVATCISCHSAHSIRPPSDPKSTVHPLKVADTCGRCHADAKYMGVYKIPTDQLQKYRTSVHWRAMFEKGDLSAPTCNDCHGNHGAAPPGISWVGNVCGQCHAVQADLFKQSVHASVFAQMGNPGCATCHGNHDVSEARDTLLGLGEKAACAACHTGKDAGGKSATEMGAAIGGLSAEWEKARALLLRAEHAGMEVSQPQFDLNGAKDALVKARAAVHSFRTEAVKKEVEPGLAIASKAYARGVRALEELGFRRKWLAVSVIVILALIAGIVVKIRAVDRRQQLGAPGH
- a CDS encoding c-type cytochrome, with the translated sequence MLRGAKWTAVAALVLLPVGAVWAQPVFSPSQDPLAGSRVFASKGCSKCHSIHGLGGKVGPDLGRIQRPRSFYDLATAMWNHLPKMADRMQRMGIARPTLDGREAADLIAFLYTLNYFDAAGSLETGRKLFTEKKCIICHTVGGTGGVVGPNLDFLSQLASPMFVAAALWNHGPQMAETMKARGIDRPAFTGAELRDLLAFVVPASAGPREGPLYVLPGRADVGRQLFSEKRCIECHALGGAGGKGGPDLLELGVRRSPLEFAAAIWNKVPAMTRLMQVRGVPIPQLRAEEMADIVAYLYAVRYFAEPGSISRGWALAVQKGCLFCHGVYGERGKPASDLTRAKQVETPAGVVASLWNHAVVTAAEPGGKKRPWPEFRPQEMADLGALLQALGRPQETPRR